A window of Hemibagrus wyckioides isolate EC202008001 linkage group LG03, SWU_Hwy_1.0, whole genome shotgun sequence contains these coding sequences:
- the tmem87b gene encoding transmembrane protein 87B isoform X1 encodes MTLLIVCESRTPLLATVGAVSLTAIHYTACPSSHSAVAGTVFWWTMSSTALDKMLWSFLQFCILFMSVINGVFTAPERGLWTITVVNTSRPLLLKKSMYKDTDIQLKVSSFNCPAEVSFVIRWYLKFYPCHNEFSNIEEMYDRTPLSRGNGLDPNPLAAGEYIEHKYRMLTCNNGIQFFPMLNKSQAEPRTVEPQRMDLFNDANYTRWLTAEAEVKPGKKDHVIATTWRDGPYLLVVLIETEKKDGNWNLTFTVIMKGDHGYISVTEWPLMIFYMVMCIVYILYALLWFIWASCYWKDLLRIQFWIAGVIFLGMIEMAVFCAEYENANAVGSATQGLLIFAELVSALKRTLARLLVIIVSLGYGIVKPRLGTVMHRVVGLGVLYFAFAAIEGILRITGGWDSVPSLLTAIVLTVFDSCIIWFIFVSLAQTIKTLKLRRNPVKLSLYRHFTNTLIFAVIASVIFMIWTTKKFRLADCQAQDWMELWVDDAFWRFLFSIILLVIMFLWRPSANNQRYAFTPLIDDSDDEEIEEFLVSANIADGIKLRAAKTETNGTMKPLAPNMDEDLKWVEDNIPSSLTDVALPVLLDSDEEIMTTKYEMSKMQ; translated from the exons ATGACATTACTAATCGTGTGTGAAAGCAGGACGCCGCTACTGGCCACTGTGGGCGCAGTCTCACTgactgcaatacactacactgcatgTCCAAGCAGCCACTCAGCTGTGGCCGGGACTGTTTTTTGGTGGACGATGAGCTCCACTGCTCTGGACAAGATGCTGTGGTCCTTTCTCCAGTTCTGCATTTTATTCATGTCAGTCATTAATGGCGTTTTTACCGCTCCAGAGAGGGGACTTTGGACTATTACAGTTGTCAAC acatCAAGGCCATTGTTATTAAAAAAGTCCATGTACAAAGACACTGACATCCAGTTAAAAG TCTCTTCCTTCAACTGTCCCGCAGAGGTCTCGTTCGTTATTAGGTGGTATTTAAAGTTCTACCCTTGTCACAATGAATTCAGTAACATAGAG GAAATGTATGACAGGACACCACTAAGCAGAGGAAATGGACTAGACCCCAATCCTCTTGCAGCAGGAGAGTACATCGAACACAAGTACAGAATGTTAACCTGCAACAACGGCATCCAGTTTTTCCCCATGTTAAAT AAATCCCAAGCAGAGCCCAGGACAGTGGAACCACAGCGAAtggatttatttaat GATGCCAATTACACCAGGTGGCTTACAGCAGAAGCTGAAGTTAAACCAGGTAAAAAG GATCATGTCATTGCTACAACATGGAGAGATGGACCATATCTGCTTGTGGTATTGATCGAGACTGAGAAAAAGGACGGCAACTGGAATTTAACCT TCACTGTGATCATGAAAGGAGATCATGGTTACATCTCGGTCACAGAATGGCCTCTTATGATC TTCTACATGGTGATGTGCATTGTCTACATCCTGTATGCTCTGCTCTGGTTCATCTGGGCTTCTTGCTACTGGAAAGACCTGCTGCGTATCCAGTTCTGGATAGCTGGTGTGATCTTCTTGGGCATGATAGAAATGGCAGTTTTCTGTGCCGAGTATGAGAATGCTAATGCTGTTGGCTCAGCAA ctCAAGGCTTGCTGATTTTCGCTGAACTCGTGTCCGCTCTGAAGAGAACACTAGCACGACTCTTGGTCATCATTGTCAGTTTGGGTTATGGTATAGTCAA GCCTCGCTTGGGGACGGTTATGCACAGAGTCGTGGGTCTGGGGGTCCTCTACTTTGCCTTTGCTGCCATTGAGGGCATTTTGAGGATTACTGGG GGCTGGGACAGTGTGCCATCTCTGCTCACTGCCATTGTACTGACTGTGTTTGACTCCTGCATCATTTGGTTC ATATTTGTTAGTCTTGCACAAACCATAAAGACACTGAAACTCAGGAGAAACCCAGTGAAGTTGTCATTGTACAGACACTTCACCAATACGCTCATCTTTGCTGTAATTG CCTCTGTCATTTTCATGATATGGACGACAAAGAAATTCCGATTAGCAGACTGCCAGGCT CAGGACTGGATGGAGCTCTGGGTAGATGATGCCTTCTGGAGGTTTCTGTTCTCTATAATACTGCTGGTCATCATGTTTCTCTGGAGACCATCTGCAAATAACCAAAG ATATGCATTCACACCGTTAATTGATGATTCAGATGATGAAGAGATTGAAGAGTTCTTGGTGTCTGCAAATATTG CTGACGGCATAAAACTAAGAGCTGCTAAGACTGAGACTAACGGAACAATGAAACCCCTTGCTCCGAATATG GATGAAGACTTGAAGTGGGTGGAAGACAACATTCCTTCCTCTTTAACAGACGT TGCTCTGCCTGTGCTTCTCGACTCGGATGAG
- the tmem87b gene encoding transmembrane protein 87B isoform X2: MTLLIVCESRTPLLATVGAVSLTAIHYTACPSSHSAVAGTVFWWTMSSTALDKMLWSFLQFCILFMSVINGVFTAPERGLWTITVVNTSRPLLLKKSMYKDTDIQLKVSSFNCPAEVSFVIRWYLKFYPCHNEFSNIEEMYDRTPLSRGNGLDPNPLAAGEYIEHKYRMLTCNNGIQFFPMLNKSQAEPRTVEPQRMDLFNDANYTRWLTAEAEVKPGKKDHVIATTWRDGPYLLVVLIETEKKDGNWNLTFTVIMKGDHGYISVTEWPLMIFYMVMCIVYILYALLWFIWASCYWKDLLRIQFWIAGVIFLGMIEMAVFCAEYENANAVGSATQGLLIFAELVSALKRTLARLLVIIVSLGYGIVKPRLGTVMHRVVGLGVLYFAFAAIEGILRITGGWDSVPSLLTAIVLTVFDSCIIWFIFVSLAQTIKTLKLRRNPVKLSLYRHFTNTLIFAVIASVIFMIWTTKKFRLADCQADWMELWVDDAFWRFLFSIILLVIMFLWRPSANNQRYAFTPLIDDSDDEEIEEFLVSANIADGIKLRAAKTETNGTMKPLAPNMDEDLKWVEDNIPSSLTDVALPVLLDSDEEIMTTKYEMSKMQ; encoded by the exons ATGACATTACTAATCGTGTGTGAAAGCAGGACGCCGCTACTGGCCACTGTGGGCGCAGTCTCACTgactgcaatacactacactgcatgTCCAAGCAGCCACTCAGCTGTGGCCGGGACTGTTTTTTGGTGGACGATGAGCTCCACTGCTCTGGACAAGATGCTGTGGTCCTTTCTCCAGTTCTGCATTTTATTCATGTCAGTCATTAATGGCGTTTTTACCGCTCCAGAGAGGGGACTTTGGACTATTACAGTTGTCAAC acatCAAGGCCATTGTTATTAAAAAAGTCCATGTACAAAGACACTGACATCCAGTTAAAAG TCTCTTCCTTCAACTGTCCCGCAGAGGTCTCGTTCGTTATTAGGTGGTATTTAAAGTTCTACCCTTGTCACAATGAATTCAGTAACATAGAG GAAATGTATGACAGGACACCACTAAGCAGAGGAAATGGACTAGACCCCAATCCTCTTGCAGCAGGAGAGTACATCGAACACAAGTACAGAATGTTAACCTGCAACAACGGCATCCAGTTTTTCCCCATGTTAAAT AAATCCCAAGCAGAGCCCAGGACAGTGGAACCACAGCGAAtggatttatttaat GATGCCAATTACACCAGGTGGCTTACAGCAGAAGCTGAAGTTAAACCAGGTAAAAAG GATCATGTCATTGCTACAACATGGAGAGATGGACCATATCTGCTTGTGGTATTGATCGAGACTGAGAAAAAGGACGGCAACTGGAATTTAACCT TCACTGTGATCATGAAAGGAGATCATGGTTACATCTCGGTCACAGAATGGCCTCTTATGATC TTCTACATGGTGATGTGCATTGTCTACATCCTGTATGCTCTGCTCTGGTTCATCTGGGCTTCTTGCTACTGGAAAGACCTGCTGCGTATCCAGTTCTGGATAGCTGGTGTGATCTTCTTGGGCATGATAGAAATGGCAGTTTTCTGTGCCGAGTATGAGAATGCTAATGCTGTTGGCTCAGCAA ctCAAGGCTTGCTGATTTTCGCTGAACTCGTGTCCGCTCTGAAGAGAACACTAGCACGACTCTTGGTCATCATTGTCAGTTTGGGTTATGGTATAGTCAA GCCTCGCTTGGGGACGGTTATGCACAGAGTCGTGGGTCTGGGGGTCCTCTACTTTGCCTTTGCTGCCATTGAGGGCATTTTGAGGATTACTGGG GGCTGGGACAGTGTGCCATCTCTGCTCACTGCCATTGTACTGACTGTGTTTGACTCCTGCATCATTTGGTTC ATATTTGTTAGTCTTGCACAAACCATAAAGACACTGAAACTCAGGAGAAACCCAGTGAAGTTGTCATTGTACAGACACTTCACCAATACGCTCATCTTTGCTGTAATTG CCTCTGTCATTTTCATGATATGGACGACAAAGAAATTCCGATTAGCAGACTGCCAGGCT GACTGGATGGAGCTCTGGGTAGATGATGCCTTCTGGAGGTTTCTGTTCTCTATAATACTGCTGGTCATCATGTTTCTCTGGAGACCATCTGCAAATAACCAAAG ATATGCATTCACACCGTTAATTGATGATTCAGATGATGAAGAGATTGAAGAGTTCTTGGTGTCTGCAAATATTG CTGACGGCATAAAACTAAGAGCTGCTAAGACTGAGACTAACGGAACAATGAAACCCCTTGCTCCGAATATG GATGAAGACTTGAAGTGGGTGGAAGACAACATTCCTTCCTCTTTAACAGACGT TGCTCTGCCTGTGCTTCTCGACTCGGATGAG